In a single window of the Leptospira sanjuanensis genome:
- a CDS encoding RecQ family ATP-dependent DNA helicase, with amino-acid sequence MTSLTPIKALFGISEFRTSQERIISDILSGKNCLVIMPTGMGKSICYQIPALVMDGLTIVLSPLIALMQDQVSKLKKLGIDACYINSSLSKEERVQSYENLKRGKYKIVYVSPERFRKKEFLDSLQERKVSLLAVDEAHCISQWGHDFRPDYTKIAEFREILRFPTTIALTATATLEIQKDVILQMGLKESEIEIYNEGICRPNLFLDVRTFVDEPSKSDAILDLLKRQKKSTVVYFNLIQNLQKFSEKLDVQKIPHRIYHGRLAPDQRKKVQNRFLKSEDTILLATNAFGMGVDKPNIRTIVHAELPSSLESYYQEIGRAGRDGLASDCHVFYNQDDLTVLMDFIEWQNPDAAFIARAYQTMQRLGEKLSSIEYDELQSLIVHKNRGDHRLQTVLNLFERHGVTSGELDKNSLKLETSLPDALCSAEELELRKKTSLKRLYQMLLYLKSERCRREFVYEYFDAAFTECGNCDVCKNSTVN; translated from the coding sequence ATGACTTCTTTGACTCCGATCAAAGCTCTTTTCGGAATTTCCGAGTTTCGAACTTCTCAAGAGAGAATCATTTCGGACATTCTTTCGGGAAAGAATTGTCTCGTCATCATGCCGACCGGAATGGGGAAGTCGATCTGTTATCAGATTCCCGCTCTTGTAATGGACGGTCTTACGATCGTTCTTTCGCCTTTGATCGCGTTGATGCAGGATCAGGTTTCCAAATTAAAGAAGCTCGGAATCGACGCGTGTTACATCAACTCCTCTCTTTCCAAAGAGGAACGTGTTCAAAGTTACGAGAATCTAAAACGCGGAAAATACAAGATCGTATATGTTTCACCGGAACGATTTCGTAAAAAGGAATTTTTGGATTCTCTTCAAGAACGAAAGGTTTCCCTGCTTGCGGTCGACGAAGCTCATTGTATCAGCCAATGGGGTCACGACTTTAGACCGGATTACACGAAGATCGCGGAGTTTCGGGAAATTCTCCGCTTCCCGACGACGATCGCGTTAACCGCAACCGCGACGCTCGAAATTCAAAAAGACGTGATTCTTCAGATGGGACTGAAGGAATCGGAGATCGAAATCTACAACGAAGGGATCTGCCGTCCGAATCTGTTTTTGGACGTCCGCACCTTCGTCGACGAACCTTCCAAATCGGACGCGATTCTCGATTTGCTAAAACGACAAAAGAAGAGCACCGTCGTTTATTTTAATCTCATCCAAAATCTGCAGAAATTCAGCGAGAAGCTCGACGTTCAAAAAATTCCGCATCGCATCTATCACGGTCGTTTGGCTCCCGATCAAAGAAAGAAGGTTCAGAATCGGTTTTTAAAATCGGAGGATACGATTCTTCTTGCGACGAATGCGTTCGGAATGGGAGTCGATAAACCGAACATACGCACGATCGTCCACGCGGAACTTCCTTCTTCTTTGGAAAGTTATTATCAGGAGATCGGGAGGGCGGGAAGGGACGGTCTTGCTTCCGATTGCCACGTGTTTTACAATCAGGACGACCTAACGGTGCTGATGGATTTTATCGAATGGCAAAATCCGGACGCGGCTTTTATCGCAAGGGCGTATCAAACCATGCAACGTCTCGGTGAAAAATTATCTTCGATCGAATACGACGAACTTCAATCTTTGATCGTTCATAAAAATCGGGGGGATCATCGACTGCAGACGGTTCTCAATTTGTTCGAAAGACACGGGGTCACTTCGGGAGAGTTGGATAAGAATTCCTTAAAGTTGGAGACTTCTTTGCCGGACGCTCTTTGTTCCGCGGAAGAACTCGAACTTAGAAAGAAGACGAGCTTGAAACGTTTGTATCAGATGCTTCTTTATTTAAAATCGGAACGATGCAGAAGGGAATTCGTCTACGAATACTTTGACGCTGCGTTTACGGAATGCGGCAACTGCGACGTTTGTAAAAATTCCACCGTTAATTGA
- a CDS encoding DoxX family protein, translating to MKDKLLGLQPISSDVAALLLRLIFGGLFIYHGYPKLVGFDQILPMFPDLIGIGSKTSLILVVFAEFFCGIFIVIGLLTRLTVIPIFITMFVAFFMAHAQDPFQAKNLPFVYLLLSFVVFVLGSGKFSADKYIIKE from the coding sequence ATGAAAGATAAACTATTAGGACTTCAACCTATCAGCTCGGACGTCGCGGCCCTTCTGCTTAGATTGATTTTCGGAGGCCTTTTCATCTACCACGGCTATCCGAAGTTAGTCGGCTTTGACCAAATTCTCCCTATGTTTCCGGATTTGATCGGAATCGGCTCCAAGACTTCGCTGATTCTCGTCGTGTTCGCGGAATTCTTTTGCGGAATTTTTATCGTGATCGGACTTTTGACGCGTCTTACGGTGATCCCGATCTTCATCACGATGTTCGTCGCGTTTTTTATGGCGCACGCACAAGATCCGTTTCAAGCGAAGAATCTTCCGTTCGTCTATCTTTTATTGTCCTTTGTGGTGTTCGTTTTAGGAAGCGGGAAGTTTTCCGCGGATAAATACATTATCAAAGAATAA
- a CDS encoding MFS transporter: MNTTNTNLAGRKEWIGLAVIALPCLLYAMDLTVLYLAVPHLTEDLKPTGSQLLWIVDIYGFLVAGFLVTMGTLGDRIGRRKLLMIGAAAFGIASVLAAFSKTAEMLIATRALLGITAATLAPSTLSLIRNMFLDPNQRTVAIGIWGTSFSIGGAIGPLIGGLLLEHFWWGSVFLLSVPVMILLLIAGPKLLPEFKDPNAGSLDIPSALLSLGSVLSIIYGLKQVAENGWGILPILFIGTGFLIGTFFIRRQQSLKDPLIDLQLFKVPAFSAALIANSLTIFVGLGSFLFLAQYLQLVLGLSPLMAGVWTLPAAAGNVVGSLTVPMLVRKIKPILVVSGGLILTMIGLVFYALVDSSSGLVYVVIGSIIISLGICAVVILGTDLIVGSAPPERAGAAASISETGVEFGGVLGIAVLGSIGTAVYKNRMDNVSLAGITPESIAPAKGTLGAAVAVAKEMPEQIGLALLDPAKQAFTDSFQLVSWICAAITMVLAVTVFAMRKSLEKGEES; this comes from the coding sequence ATGAACACTACAAATACGAATCTCGCGGGAAGAAAAGAATGGATCGGTCTGGCGGTCATCGCTCTTCCCTGTCTCCTCTACGCGATGGACTTGACCGTTCTCTATCTCGCGGTCCCTCATCTCACGGAGGATCTCAAACCCACCGGTTCCCAGCTTTTGTGGATCGTGGATATCTACGGATTTTTAGTAGCCGGTTTTTTGGTCACCATGGGCACGTTAGGCGATCGTATCGGAAGAAGGAAACTGCTGATGATCGGCGCCGCCGCATTCGGAATCGCTTCCGTGCTTGCCGCGTTTTCCAAGACGGCCGAGATGCTGATCGCGACTCGCGCGTTGCTCGGAATCACCGCGGCCACCTTAGCCCCGTCTACTCTATCCTTGATTCGTAATATGTTTCTCGATCCGAACCAAAGAACGGTTGCGATCGGAATCTGGGGAACCAGCTTTTCCATCGGAGGAGCGATCGGCCCTTTGATCGGCGGACTTCTTCTCGAACACTTCTGGTGGGGTTCCGTGTTTTTACTCAGCGTTCCGGTGATGATTCTTCTTTTGATCGCCGGACCGAAACTCTTACCGGAGTTCAAGGATCCGAACGCGGGTAGCCTCGACATACCGAGCGCGCTCCTTTCCTTGGGTTCGGTTTTATCCATCATCTACGGATTAAAACAAGTCGCGGAAAACGGCTGGGGAATTCTTCCGATTCTTTTTATCGGTACCGGTTTTTTGATCGGAACGTTCTTTATTCGAAGACAACAATCGCTCAAAGATCCGTTGATCGATTTGCAGTTGTTCAAGGTGCCCGCATTCAGCGCGGCCCTCATCGCCAACTCTCTGACGATTTTCGTGGGACTCGGAAGTTTTCTTTTCCTCGCACAATATCTTCAGTTGGTATTGGGCCTATCTCCTCTGATGGCGGGAGTTTGGACTCTTCCTGCTGCGGCGGGCAACGTTGTGGGCTCGCTTACGGTTCCTATGCTTGTAAGAAAAATAAAACCCATCCTCGTAGTTTCGGGCGGTCTAATTCTCACGATGATCGGTCTCGTCTTTTACGCATTAGTCGATTCCAGCTCGGGACTCGTTTATGTAGTGATCGGATCGATCATCATTTCCTTGGGAATCTGCGCCGTTGTAATCTTAGGAACGGATCTGATCGTCGGTTCCGCACCTCCGGAAAGAGCGGGAGCGGCGGCCTCGATTTCGGAAACCGGCGTGGAATTCGGGGGCGTTCTCGGGATCGCGGTTTTGGGAAGCATCGGCACGGCGGTTTATAAAAACCGGATGGATAACGTGAGTCTCGCGGGAATTACGCCGGAGTCGATCGCACCCGCCAAAGGAACGTTAGGCGCCGCCGTGGCCGTGGCCAAGGAAATGCCCGAACAGATCGGACTCGCCCTTCTCGATCCCGCCAAACAGGCGTTCACCGATTCGTTCCAATTGGTATCTTGGATCTGCGCTGCGATCACGATGGTGCTCGCCGTGACGGTTTTCGCGATGAGAAAGAGTTTGGAAAAAGGGGAAGAGTCGTGA
- a CDS encoding dihydrofolate reductase family protein, whose product MKKVILQQMISLDGYFEGPQRSIDWHVVDKEFNEYAVDFLNSVDTLLFGRVTYELMAGYWTTSDALRDDPIVAAKMNELRKVVYSKTLKNADWNNTKLLSSNLIEEIRTLKNERGKDIAIFGSSDLSVPLIEEGLIDELRIFVNPVLLGGGKPLLQGIHQRIRLKLTQTRTFRSGNVLLYYQTT is encoded by the coding sequence ATGAAAAAAGTGATTCTTCAACAGATGATTTCGTTGGACGGCTACTTTGAAGGCCCGCAAAGATCGATCGATTGGCACGTCGTCGACAAAGAGTTCAACGAATACGCGGTCGATTTTTTAAATTCCGTCGATACGCTCCTCTTCGGAAGAGTCACCTACGAATTGATGGCCGGTTATTGGACGACCTCTGACGCGCTCCGAGACGATCCGATCGTAGCGGCAAAAATGAACGAATTAAGAAAAGTAGTATATTCGAAAACTCTAAAAAATGCCGATTGGAACAATACGAAACTCCTATCCTCGAACCTAATCGAAGAAATACGAACGCTCAAGAACGAACGCGGAAAGGACATCGCAATTTTCGGAAGTTCGGATTTGAGCGTTCCGTTGATCGAGGAAGGCCTGATCGACGAACTGAGAATTTTCGTAAACCCGGTCCTCTTAGGCGGAGGGAAACCTCTCCTTCAAGGCATTCACCAAAGAATTAGATTAAAACTGACGCAAACGAGGACGTTTCGATCCGGAAACGTTCTTCTCTATTATCAAACAACGTAA
- a CDS encoding SRPBCC family protein — protein sequence MTNSNESVVADREVASVRIVNAPRETAFRAWTDPNHLQRWWGPKGFTNTFYEFDLKPEGNWRFTMHGPDGTDYPNHSVFVSIDAPEKLVFDHISGHKFRVTTTFETESPQKTKITFRMLFETVEECERSKKVVIQGNEQNFDKLEAELARMQG from the coding sequence ATGACTAATTCGAACGAATCCGTCGTTGCCGATCGGGAAGTCGCGAGCGTCCGTATTGTAAACGCGCCGCGTGAAACGGCGTTCCGAGCTTGGACCGATCCGAATCATCTGCAACGCTGGTGGGGACCGAAAGGGTTTACGAACACGTTTTACGAATTTGATTTAAAACCGGAAGGCAACTGGCGCTTTACGATGCACGGACCCGATGGAACGGATTATCCGAATCACAGCGTGTTCGTTTCGATCGACGCGCCGGAAAAACTCGTATTCGATCATATTTCCGGTCATAAGTTCCGAGTGACGACCACGTTCGAAACGGAATCTCCGCAAAAAACGAAAATCACCTTTCGCATGTTATTCGAGACGGTCGAAGAATGCGAACGATCCAAGAAGGTCGTGATTCAAGGGAACGAACAAAACTTCGACAAGCTCGAAGCCGAACTCGCGAGAATGCAGGGATAA
- a CDS encoding SRPBCC family protein: MSKLKTILLAIAGILILFILGTLAVASTRPADFRYERSANIKASPEKVFALVNDYRTWTGWSPWEKLDPAMKRTYSGAASGKGAIYEWAGNDSIGKGRMEIIEADSPSKIKIQLDFFEPFEAHNTAEFTFTEEQGSTKVTWAMYGKNQLFSKVFGLFCDMDQMIGKDFEAGLNSMKSIAEGK, encoded by the coding sequence ATGTCGAAATTAAAAACAATCCTGCTCGCAATCGCGGGGATTTTGATCCTGTTTATCCTCGGCACGTTAGCCGTTGCTTCCACAAGACCCGCCGACTTTCGTTACGAAAGATCCGCCAACATCAAGGCTTCGCCCGAAAAAGTTTTCGCACTCGTAAACGACTATCGCACTTGGACTGGTTGGTCTCCTTGGGAAAAACTCGATCCTGCGATGAAGCGAACCTACAGCGGAGCGGCTTCGGGCAAAGGAGCGATCTACGAATGGGCGGGAAACGATTCCATCGGCAAAGGCCGCATGGAAATCATAGAAGCGGATTCTCCCTCTAAAATTAAGATTCAGTTGGATTTTTTCGAACCGTTCGAAGCCCACAACACCGCGGAGTTCACGTTCACCGAAGAGCAAGGAAGTACAAAAGTGACTTGGGCGATGTACGGCAAGAATCAACTCTTCTCAAAAGTGTTCGGTCTGTTCTGCGATATGGATCAGATGATCGGAAAAGATTTCGAGGCAGGCTTAAACTCCATGAAATCGATCGCGGAAGGAAAATAA
- a CDS encoding SRPBCC family protein — protein MSANNNTSTADREIHATRVFDAPRDLVFKMWTEPEHINHWWGPRGFTNTFQEFDLKPGGVWRFIMHGPDGSDYPNLIVFLEIERPAKIVYKHGSDREDHPGDFHVTVLFSEKNGKTTLDMTMLFKTAEQRNETVEKYGAVEGLNQTMDRLAEYLSKQKV, from the coding sequence ATGAGTGCAAACAACAATACTTCCACCGCGGACAGAGAGATCCATGCGACTCGAGTCTTCGACGCTCCCCGCGACCTCGTTTTCAAAATGTGGACCGAACCGGAACACATCAATCATTGGTGGGGACCGAGAGGGTTTACGAACACCTTTCAAGAATTCGATCTAAAACCGGGAGGAGTCTGGCGTTTTATCATGCACGGTCCGGACGGGTCGGATTACCCGAACCTCATCGTTTTTTTAGAGATCGAAAGACCGGCAAAGATCGTTTATAAACACGGCTCGGATAGGGAAGACCATCCGGGAGATTTTCATGTCACCGTTCTTTTTTCCGAAAAAAACGGAAAGACGACTTTGGATATGACGATGCTCTTTAAAACGGCTGAACAACGCAACGAAACCGTCGAGAAATACGGAGCGGTCGAAGGTCTCAACCAGACTATGGATCGTCTCGCGGAATATCTCTCAAAACAGAAAGTTTAA
- a CDS encoding SRPBCC domain-containing protein, with protein sequence MTNRTKDELVITRLFNAPREAVFDAWTNPEQVMKWWGPKNFTTPYCKMDFRVGGRYVFCMRAPDGNEFWSTGEYKEIVRPEKIVKTDSFADSNGNPVPASHYGIEGEWPEVLLISLLFEDQQGKTKFTLRHTGIPGAEVSEMTGASWNESLDKLEAILK encoded by the coding sequence ATGACGAATCGGACTAAAGACGAATTGGTAATCACACGATTATTTAATGCTCCTAGAGAAGCCGTTTTCGACGCTTGGACGAATCCGGAACAAGTGATGAAGTGGTGGGGACCGAAAAACTTCACCACTCCTTACTGCAAAATGGATTTTCGAGTGGGAGGAAGATACGTCTTCTGCATGCGCGCTCCGGACGGAAACGAATTTTGGTCCACGGGAGAATATAAGGAAATCGTAAGACCGGAAAAGATCGTTAAAACCGACAGCTTTGCGGACTCGAACGGTAATCCGGTTCCCGCTTCTCATTACGGGATCGAGGGAGAATGGCCCGAGGTTCTTTTGATTTCTCTTCTGTTCGAAGATCAGCAAGGGAAAACGAAATTCACTCTGCGTCATACCGGAATTCCCGGGGCGGAGGTCAGCGAAATGACCGGCGCAAGCTGGAACGAATCTCTCGATAAACTCGAAGCGATTCTTAAGTAA
- a CDS encoding DoxX family protein — translation MNKEKIKTIIYWIVTGLTAANYGFAAFAYIQRGPDVVAGMGQLGYPLYFATLLGVWKGLGAIAIVAPRLALVKEWAYAGMFINLTAASISNAVSGMETFHVIAPLIALVLVFFSWALRPESRRLQGVWHL, via the coding sequence ATGAACAAGGAAAAAATTAAAACCATCATCTACTGGATCGTAACCGGACTTACGGCGGCGAACTACGGCTTTGCGGCATTCGCATACATTCAACGCGGGCCGGATGTCGTTGCGGGAATGGGTCAACTCGGTTATCCTCTATACTTCGCGACGCTTCTCGGCGTTTGGAAAGGACTCGGCGCGATCGCCATCGTTGCTCCTCGTTTGGCCTTGGTGAAAGAATGGGCTTACGCGGGAATGTTCATCAATCTTACCGCGGCTTCCATCTCGAACGCGGTTTCCGGAATGGAAACGTTTCACGTAATCGCTCCTCTGATCGCGTTGGTGCTGGTGTTCTTCTCCTGGGCGCTTCGTCCCGAAAGCCGCAGACTCCAAGGGGTTTGGCATCTGTAA
- a CDS encoding ArsR/SmtB family transcription factor yields the protein MVQQEAEIDHLSLTFAALADPTRRKILATLRYGEVTVKQLAEPFAMSLPAITKHLKVLERAGLISRGREAQWRPSRLEAGPLKEVADWLDEYRQMWEARLDRLDEYLRELQQSQKETNQERKTDNEQGKN from the coding sequence ATGGTTCAACAAGAAGCAGAGATTGATCACTTAAGCCTTACGTTTGCGGCATTGGCAGACCCCACTCGCCGCAAAATCCTGGCGACTCTTCGTTATGGAGAGGTTACCGTAAAGCAACTTGCGGAACCCTTTGCTATGAGCCTCCCGGCGATCACCAAGCACCTCAAGGTTCTGGAAAGGGCCGGACTCATTTCCCGAGGTCGCGAAGCTCAATGGAGACCGTCCCGGCTGGAAGCGGGACCGTTGAAAGAAGTGGCGGACTGGCTCGATGAATATCGACAGATGTGGGAAGCGAGACTGGACCGGCTCGACGAGTATTTGCGGGAACTCCAGCAAAGTCAGAAAGAAACAAATCAAGAAAGGAAAACGGATAATGAACAAGGAAAAAATTAA
- a CDS encoding acyl-CoA thioesterase: MALQSKEFRYEIPVLWSQCDPNGHLNVGNFQVFLHEGRMVALEEAGYSYTKLRDENVGPMILRSETDYKAEIRYPESVTVVTTFGDLDGSRVKIFQKMIRKSDGKVACDSVASCILFDFGKKRPWKYPADLYDGLGFRETATA, from the coding sequence ATGGCGCTTCAATCAAAAGAGTTTCGATATGAGATCCCGGTTCTTTGGAGTCAATGCGACCCGAACGGTCATCTCAACGTAGGAAATTTTCAGGTGTTTCTTCATGAGGGAAGAATGGTGGCTCTCGAAGAAGCGGGTTATAGTTATACCAAACTACGCGATGAGAACGTAGGTCCGATGATTTTGCGTTCGGAAACCGATTACAAGGCCGAGATTCGTTATCCCGAGTCGGTGACCGTAGTTACGACTTTCGGGGATTTGGACGGCTCCCGCGTGAAGATCTTTCAAAAAATGATTCGTAAATCCGACGGCAAGGTCGCTTGCGATTCGGTGGCTTCCTGCATTCTTTTCGACTTCGGTAAAAAAAGACCGTGGAAATATCCGGCGGATTTATACGACGGTTTGGGATTTCGGGAAACTGCAACCGCATAA
- a CDS encoding class I SAM-dependent methyltransferase: MSNPLSSVEPWSLVAEGYTRSTKQFLEGFSLKAIELLKPQPDSIVLDVAAGPGTLAIPLARSVREIHAIDFSQAMIDQLKLGIQEARTTNVHPYVMDGQKLEFEADRFDFAFSMFGLMFFPDKLQGLKEMVRVLKPRGKVAISGWAPIANSPLMQCLFGALRKANPDIPAPQTNVQSFENPDYIREQLSAAGFQDIEVLPFSNSIEVVDVKEFLDTMIDGGAPLQLMKSKMKESAWLEKERIMFEHLKQELTRLPVSLSSEAYIATAKRP, translated from the coding sequence ATGTCCAATCCATTGTCGTCCGTCGAACCTTGGTCCTTAGTTGCGGAAGGATACACAAGGTCGACCAAACAGTTCTTAGAAGGGTTTTCGCTGAAAGCGATCGAACTTTTAAAACCTCAACCCGATTCGATCGTTCTCGACGTGGCGGCCGGGCCCGGAACCCTGGCCATTCCTCTTGCGCGTTCCGTACGGGAAATCCATGCGATCGATTTTTCCCAAGCAATGATCGATCAATTGAAACTAGGAATTCAAGAGGCAAGAACGACTAACGTGCATCCGTATGTGATGGACGGACAAAAACTCGAGTTCGAAGCGGATCGTTTCGACTTTGCGTTTTCCATGTTCGGTCTGATGTTTTTTCCCGATAAACTTCAAGGTTTAAAGGAAATGGTTCGTGTTCTCAAACCGCGAGGGAAGGTCGCGATTTCGGGCTGGGCTCCGATCGCGAATTCTCCCTTGATGCAATGTTTATTCGGTGCGCTTCGAAAAGCGAACCCGGATATTCCGGCTCCGCAAACCAATGTGCAGAGTTTTGAAAATCCGGATTATATCCGTGAACAACTAAGCGCTGCGGGTTTTCAGGATATAGAAGTTCTTCCCTTTTCCAACTCGATCGAAGTCGTGGACGTAAAGGAATTTTTAGATACGATGATCGACGGGGGAGCTCCTCTTCAGTTAATGAAGAGCAAAATGAAAGAATCGGCTTGGCTCGAAAAAGAAAGAATTATGTTCGAACATCTGAAACAAGAATTAACCCGATTACCGGTTTCGCTTTCCTCAGAAGCTTATATCGCCACTGCAAAAAGACCGTAA
- a CDS encoding PP2C family protein-serine/threonine phosphatase, translating to MSKFVTQLKKTFRSEITFSLFQGAFGVLVFWIVLRYFIRDAITPEPQWVILNFLYTITVTLYSNFRMVTGRWSALLWANRSLLLSLPLPAFYGYFTYLAPAYFPVMFIFVISIQLPVLGLARGIYLTLWFITYYFVFFGLLIVLNPEYFLSHLKSIAVLFGVFFFMHLWLLRASESVKNMGNQLTRHLVETKKRKRNMHRLHRIQAMDLTLARRLQQNALPDLTRVRRNDLLLSSKYYSVEKIGGDFYDVIDLGNGQTGFFIADVSGHGVASALITMMTKAAFRNHCQEAEEPSDLLELVNRSLYEMLEKQDLFVTAFYCILNRNGVLKYSSAGHQPALIVRENEPHTRELNTKNTFVLGIEPNWKYSSTSITLEKNDKLMLFTDGLIEAKNKMGRSYGESRFLDFLSTNAGRSGDVFLDLLMFDLEEFMGGRSPEDDIAVLCADYIP from the coding sequence ATGTCCAAATTCGTAACCCAACTCAAAAAAACGTTTCGAAGCGAGATCACGTTTTCTCTCTTTCAAGGCGCGTTCGGAGTGTTGGTGTTCTGGATCGTGCTTCGGTATTTCATACGGGACGCGATCACTCCCGAGCCGCAGTGGGTGATTCTGAATTTTCTTTATACGATCACGGTTACGTTATATTCTAATTTTAGAATGGTGACGGGCAGGTGGTCCGCGCTCTTGTGGGCCAACCGTTCCTTATTGTTATCGCTTCCTTTGCCCGCGTTTTACGGTTACTTCACGTATTTGGCGCCCGCGTATTTTCCTGTGATGTTTATCTTCGTCATCAGCATTCAGCTTCCGGTTTTGGGACTCGCCCGAGGAATTTATCTTACGCTTTGGTTTATCACGTATTACTTCGTTTTTTTCGGATTGCTCATCGTATTGAATCCCGAATATTTCCTAAGTCATCTCAAGTCGATCGCGGTTCTGTTCGGCGTTTTCTTTTTTATGCATCTCTGGCTTTTGCGCGCTTCCGAAAGCGTAAAGAATATGGGGAATCAGTTGACGAGGCATCTCGTCGAAACCAAAAAGCGCAAAAGGAATATGCATCGGCTGCATCGGATTCAAGCGATGGATCTGACTCTCGCGAGAAGGCTGCAGCAGAACGCGTTACCGGATCTAACGCGTGTTCGACGAAACGATCTGCTTTTGAGTTCCAAATACTATTCGGTGGAAAAGATCGGAGGGGATTTTTACGACGTCATCGACTTAGGAAACGGGCAAACGGGTTTTTTTATCGCGGATGTTTCCGGGCACGGAGTCGCTTCCGCTTTGATCACGATGATGACAAAGGCCGCGTTCCGAAATCATTGTCAGGAAGCGGAAGAACCTTCCGATCTTTTGGAGCTGGTCAATCGATCCTTGTACGAGATGCTCGAAAAACAGGATCTTTTCGTAACCGCTTTTTATTGTATTTTAAATAGGAACGGCGTTTTGAAATATTCGAGCGCGGGTCATCAACCGGCCTTGATCGTTCGGGAAAACGAACCGCATACTCGGGAACTAAATACGAAAAACACGTTCGTTCTCGGGATCGAGCCGAACTGGAAATATTCCTCGACTTCTATCACATTAGAAAAGAATGATAAACTGATGTTGTTTACGGACGGACTGATCGAGGCGAAAAATAAGATGGGACGGAGTTACGGAGAATCCCGCTTTCTCGACTTTCTGTCGACAAACGCGGGAAGAAGCGGGGACGTTTTTTTGGATCTTTTGATGTTCGATCTGGAGGAGTTTATGGGAGGAAGAAGCCCCGAAGACGATATCGCCGTGCTTTGCGCCGATTATATTCCCTAA